One window from the genome of Rickettsiella endosymbiont of Xylota segnis encodes:
- the folC gene encoding bifunctional tetrahydrofolate synthase/dihydrofolate synthase, with amino-acid sequence MMISNELSLSACTLSDWLTYIDKCHPNSIDLGLERISQVAERLALVNFNCPVVTVAGTNGKGSNVALTAAILSAAGYRVGTYTSPHLIRYQERIQIAGHSISDDDLCQAFLHIEKNRADIPLTYFEFGTLAALWTFKQAALDAIILEIGLGGRLDAVNCVDSDLAIISMIDFDHVDWLGDTREKIGFEKAGIMRPNRPCVCGDFAPPQSILNAAQSLACPLYRQGIEFDYKIQAQSWSWMSQHLTLRDLPLPNIDCQNAATVLQAVELLGEHFIITPLAIQEGLKRVFVPGRFHIIEKNACQIIIDVAHNPAGGECLSKRLANTPCLGNTHAIAGMLVNKDISNTLRPLKHHVDHWYVCDLIEESGAKAENLKQSLLDLEINQTILEFSSPDLAFQQAYRQLQKNDRLLVFGSFHTAAAIYRYLDS; translated from the coding sequence ATGATGATATCTAATGAATTAAGTTTGAGTGCTTGTACATTATCTGATTGGTTAACTTATATTGATAAGTGTCATCCAAATAGCATCGATTTAGGTCTAGAACGCATTTCACAAGTCGCAGAGCGCTTAGCGTTAGTCAATTTTAATTGTCCGGTTGTGACGGTTGCTGGAACGAATGGCAAAGGTTCTAATGTTGCTTTGACCGCTGCTATTTTAAGTGCTGCGGGTTACCGAGTGGGTACATACACTTCACCGCATCTTATTCGTTATCAGGAACGTATTCAAATAGCTGGACATTCCATTAGTGATGACGATTTGTGCCAAGCTTTTCTTCATATTGAAAAAAATCGCGCTGATATTCCATTGACTTATTTTGAATTTGGTACCTTAGCGGCTTTATGGACTTTTAAACAAGCCGCATTAGATGCGATTATTCTAGAAATAGGTTTAGGTGGGCGTTTGGATGCCGTCAATTGTGTCGACTCGGATTTGGCTATTATCAGCATGATAGATTTCGATCATGTGGATTGGTTGGGAGATACACGAGAAAAAATCGGTTTCGAAAAAGCCGGTATTATGCGTCCGAATCGACCGTGTGTTTGTGGCGACTTTGCACCGCCGCAATCGATACTCAACGCAGCTCAATCTTTAGCGTGTCCCTTATATCGCCAAGGCATAGAATTTGATTATAAAATACAGGCTCAATCCTGGTCATGGATGAGCCAACATCTTACTCTGCGTGATTTACCTTTACCTAACATAGATTGTCAGAATGCGGCGACAGTTTTGCAAGCGGTCGAATTACTCGGTGAACATTTTATTATTACTCCGCTTGCCATTCAAGAAGGTTTGAAGCGCGTTTTCGTGCCAGGTCGATTCCATATCATTGAAAAAAATGCATGTCAAATTATTATCGATGTCGCACATAATCCTGCAGGCGGAGAATGTTTATCAAAACGTTTAGCAAATACTCCTTGTTTAGGAAATACGCATGCGATAGCGGGTATGTTGGTCAATAAAGATATTAGCAATACTTTGCGTCCTTTAAAGCACCATGTTGATCATTGGTATGTCTGTGATTTAATTGAAGAAAGCGGCGCGAAGGCTGAAAATTTAAAACAATCATTATTAGATCTTGAAATCAATCAAACAATTTTAGAGTTCTCTTCACCCGATTTAGCATTTCAACAGGCTTATCGTCAGTTACAAAAAAATGATCGCTTGCTGGTTTTTGGTTCTTTTCATACTGCTGCAGCTATCTACCGTTATTTAGATAGTTAA
- the accD gene encoding acetyl-CoA carboxylase, carboxyltransferase subunit beta: MSWLKKVIKGIRTVVRNTTKVPENSWIKCESCGAVLYRAEFERNLMVCPTCNHHHRVKARKRLSQLLDPETGQEIANQIEAVDRLKFKDQFKYKDRLHSAMKKTGEKEALLVMQGKLHDRAVVCAAFEFDFMGGSMGAAVGERFVQGVLRAIEEDIPFICISASGGARMQEGLFSLMQMAKTSAVLGKLKQKGLPFISVLTDPTMGGVSASFANLGDIIIVEPKALIGFAGPRVIEQTVRQVLPEGFQRSEFLLTHGAIDMIVDRRELKDKIASLLNKLMAANQGRYTLTAIANDDI, translated from the coding sequence ATGAGTTGGTTAAAAAAAGTCATAAAAGGAATTCGAACCGTGGTTCGAAACACCACGAAAGTTCCTGAAAATAGTTGGATTAAATGTGAGTCCTGTGGCGCGGTATTATATCGTGCAGAATTTGAACGTAATCTGATGGTTTGTCCTACGTGTAACCATCATCATCGCGTTAAGGCGCGTAAACGTTTATCACAACTTTTAGATCCTGAAACCGGTCAAGAAATAGCAAATCAAATAGAAGCAGTGGATAGACTTAAATTTAAAGATCAATTTAAATATAAAGATCGTTTGCATTCAGCAATGAAAAAAACTGGCGAAAAAGAAGCCTTGTTAGTCATGCAAGGAAAACTACATGATAGAGCAGTCGTTTGCGCAGCATTTGAGTTTGATTTTATGGGTGGATCGATGGGCGCTGCGGTAGGTGAACGTTTTGTACAAGGTGTGTTAAGGGCGATAGAAGAGGATATTCCTTTTATCTGTATTTCTGCAAGTGGCGGAGCACGGATGCAAGAAGGTTTATTCTCATTAATGCAAATGGCAAAGACCAGTGCTGTCTTGGGCAAACTGAAGCAAAAAGGACTTCCTTTTATTTCGGTACTAACCGATCCAACCATGGGTGGTGTATCGGCAAGTTTTGCTAATCTTGGGGATATTATTATTGTCGAACCCAAAGCGTTAATAGGTTTTGCCGGTCCGCGTGTCATTGAACAAACGGTACGTCAAGTTTTACCGGAAGGATTCCAACGCAGTGAATTTTTGTTAACACATGGCGCCATCGATATGATTGTCGACAGAAGGGAATTAAAGGATAAAATTGCTTCGCTATTAAATAAACTCATGGCCGCAAACCAAGGACGTTATACACTTACCGCCATTGCTAATGATGATATCTAA
- a CDS encoding spermidine/putrescine ABC transporter substrate-binding protein, producing MRRVCFFILWFCLYASPAYTTENIVNIYNWSNYISNDVLKEFTQETGIKVNYTTYDSNETLYAKLKANPRTGYDVIVPSTYYVDRMRQQGMLQALDKSRLPNFKHLNPALLNKSYDPGNHYSIPYFWSSTGIVVNSKYHAAQQLQAWSTLWNPVYLNQLLLLDDVHEVFSMALMVLGFLPNDTHPEHIRLAYLKLKQLMPNVRLFNNDGVKSLFIDEDLTLGMAWNGDVYQAAQENPALRFIYPKEGFVISIDSMAIPIGASHLNNAYTFINFILRPDIAKKISLATGFATPNLTAYKMMPKATLNNSMIYPDKKTLQRGRVQDDVGPAESIYQHYWELLKIGG from the coding sequence ATGCGTCGCGTTTGTTTCTTTATCTTATGGTTTTGCTTGTATGCTAGCCCTGCCTATACGACAGAAAATATTGTTAATATTTATAATTGGTCGAACTATATTTCTAACGATGTATTAAAAGAATTTACGCAAGAAACCGGGATCAAAGTCAATTATACTACTTATGATAGTAATGAAACCTTGTATGCGAAACTTAAAGCCAATCCGCGTACCGGATACGATGTTATTGTACCTTCCACTTACTATGTGGATCGGATGCGTCAACAAGGCATGTTGCAGGCTTTAGATAAATCCCGTTTACCTAATTTTAAACATCTAAATCCAGCGTTACTCAATAAATCGTATGATCCGGGTAATCATTATAGTATCCCCTATTTTTGGAGCTCAACGGGAATTGTTGTTAATAGCAAATACCATGCAGCACAGCAATTACAAGCTTGGTCAACTCTTTGGAATCCGGTTTATCTAAATCAATTATTGTTATTAGATGATGTCCATGAAGTTTTTTCAATGGCATTGATGGTGTTAGGTTTTTTGCCAAATGACACCCATCCTGAACATATTCGTTTAGCTTATTTAAAATTAAAACAATTAATGCCCAATGTACGTTTGTTTAATAATGATGGTGTAAAGTCACTTTTTATAGATGAAGATTTGACGCTTGGCATGGCTTGGAATGGTGATGTCTATCAAGCCGCACAAGAAAATCCTGCTTTACGTTTTATTTATCCTAAAGAAGGCTTTGTGATTTCTATCGATAGTATGGCGATTCCGATAGGCGCCTCACATCTAAATAATGCCTATACTTTTATCAATTTCATACTGAGGCCGGATATTGCTAAAAAAATAAGTTTAGCGACGGGTTTTGCGACTCCTAATCTTACTGCGTACAAAATGATGCCTAAAGCCACTTTAAATAATTCGATGATCTATCCCGATAAAAAAACCTTGCAGCGGGGTAGGGTTCAAGATGATGTGGGTCCAGCAGAAAGTATTTATCAACATTATTGGGAATTGTTGAAAATTGGTGGTTAA
- the potC gene encoding spermidine/putrescine ABC transporter permease PotC — protein sequence MNRLAKFSYLAVIYCFFYFPIILLIIYSFNNSTYSLLWHGFTLDWYKQLGDDSDLAVVALHSLEVGVLAASFATLIGTIAATCLYRYRFFGKHLLHGLLFVLIVSPDIVMGISLLILFFLLHMRLGFWTLLLSHITFCIPFVAVTVYSRLTGLDKNIFEAARDLGATDFMSFRRIIIPMLWPAILAGWLLSFTLSLDDVIISFFVTGPDFQILPLYIYSLVRIGLKPELNALCSVMFAITLFIVVAFQLALPKKVNQ from the coding sequence ATGAACCGATTGGCGAAATTTAGTTATTTGGCAGTGATCTACTGCTTTTTTTACTTTCCTATTATTTTGTTGATTATTTATTCCTTTAATAATTCGACCTATTCATTACTTTGGCATGGATTTACCTTAGATTGGTATAAACAGTTAGGTGATGATAGCGATCTTGCCGTAGTCGCTTTGCATTCATTAGAAGTGGGTGTGTTAGCGGCTAGTTTTGCGACATTGATAGGAACTATTGCCGCAACTTGTCTGTATCGTTATCGTTTTTTTGGTAAGCATTTATTGCATGGTTTATTGTTTGTATTGATAGTCTCGCCCGATATTGTGATGGGAATTTCGTTACTTATTTTATTTTTTTTACTGCATATGCGCTTGGGTTTTTGGACATTGTTATTATCACATATTACTTTTTGTATTCCATTTGTGGCCGTCACGGTTTATAGTCGACTGACCGGTTTAGATAAAAATATTTTTGAAGCTGCGCGTGATTTAGGTGCGACTGACTTTATGAGTTTTCGTCGGATTATTATTCCTATGTTATGGCCGGCCATATTAGCGGGTTGGCTATTAAGTTTTACTTTATCATTAGATGACGTGATCATTAGTTTTTTTGTTACCGGTCCTGATTTTCAAATTTTACCCTTATATATCTATTCGTTAGTGCGTATTGGATTAAAACCTGAATTAAATGCCCTATGTTCAGTGATGTTTGCTATTACGCTATTTATCGTAGTTGCCTTCCAACTCGCATTACCTAAAAAGGTTAATCAATAA
- the potB gene encoding spermidine/putrescine ABC transporter permease PotB — protein MKVDRLFKGTTISIVWLWLSVFALLPTLLVLITSFLKNDPVNLFRWQFSLQNYQALLNPIYFRVFWHSFCVAGLCSVICLVLSYPFAYLLARLDSKYKSLLLFLVIIPFWTSSLIRTYAIISILKAKGLLNSVLLTLGIIHHPLTILYTSTAVIIGLVYSLLPFMILPLYANIEKLDTQFIDAARDLGANTVTTFTRVILPLTFPGIMGGIILVFLPAMSMFYIPDILGGAKSLLVGNLIQNEFLSANNWPLGSAVSMVLTLAMGVLLLLYRRANKLGQYHDEPIGEI, from the coding sequence ATGAAAGTTGATCGTCTGTTTAAAGGAACCACTATCAGTATCGTTTGGCTATGGCTGTCTGTATTTGCTTTATTGCCGACGCTATTGGTGTTGATAACCAGTTTCCTGAAAAATGATCCAGTAAATCTTTTTCGTTGGCAATTTTCATTGCAAAATTATCAAGCTTTATTAAATCCTATTTATTTCAGAGTTTTTTGGCATTCTTTTTGCGTAGCTGGACTTTGTAGTGTAATTTGTTTAGTACTCAGTTATCCGTTTGCTTATCTCTTAGCAAGACTAGATTCTAAATACAAAAGTTTATTATTATTTTTAGTGATTATTCCTTTTTGGACCAGTTCATTAATCCGTACCTATGCAATTATCTCCATATTGAAAGCGAAAGGATTATTAAATTCCGTATTATTAACGCTAGGGATTATTCATCATCCATTAACCATTTTGTATACCAGTACGGCGGTCATTATCGGTTTAGTGTATAGCTTACTTCCATTCATGATTTTGCCTTTATATGCCAATATTGAAAAATTAGATACACAATTTATCGATGCAGCGCGCGATTTAGGAGCGAATACCGTAACTACGTTTACACGCGTAATTTTACCGTTAACGTTTCCGGGTATTATGGGAGGAATTATTTTAGTGTTCTTGCCAGCAATGAGTATGTTTTATATTCCAGATATTTTAGGTGGCGCTAAGTCGTTGTTAGTTGGGAATCTTATTCAAAACGAATTTTTATCCGCAAATAATTGGCCATTAGGTTCTGCGGTGAGTATGGTACTTACTTTAGCGATGGGTGTGTTGTTGTTACTGTATCGACGTGCCAACAAACTAGGACAATATCACGATGAACCGATTGGCGAAATTTAG
- the potA gene encoding spermidine/putrescine ABC transporter ATP-binding protein PotA has translation MNGNVLELKGVTKRFDDEDVLEDINFEVRHGEFLTLLGPSGCGKTTLLRLISGFEQPDAGVICINGIDVKGLSPQARHVNTVFQSYALFPHLNVFDNIAFGLRCKGGLSKAEIQQQVNDALNMVKLAHLSERKPYQLSGGQQQRVAIARAVVNKPSILLLDEPLSSLDYRLRKTMQLELKQLQTQLGITFIFVTHDQEEALSMSDRVVVMHEGRIEQIGTPREVYEEPHSLRVARFIGEVNIFETQIISADEDVFHAIIEGKEFTLKNRRHFSKNQKVYTLVRPEDLEVWSPAEVTDTSQMFPGVVEQVIYKGSTVDLMVRLQSQNLLAATQFFNEDDEKLDFHSGESVWVHWIPGWEVILPDES, from the coding sequence ATGAATGGCAATGTCCTTGAACTTAAAGGAGTGACTAAACGCTTCGATGACGAAGACGTATTAGAAGATATTAACTTCGAGGTGAGGCATGGTGAATTTTTGACCTTGCTGGGTCCTAGCGGTTGTGGAAAAACAACGTTATTGCGTTTGATTTCAGGTTTTGAGCAACCCGATGCTGGGGTCATTTGTATTAATGGTATTGATGTCAAAGGATTATCGCCTCAAGCACGTCATGTCAATACCGTTTTTCAAAGCTATGCTTTATTTCCGCATTTAAATGTCTTTGACAATATTGCGTTTGGCTTGCGTTGCAAAGGCGGTTTATCGAAAGCTGAGATTCAACAACAAGTTAACGATGCATTAAATATGGTGAAATTGGCGCACTTAAGTGAGCGTAAACCTTATCAGCTCAGTGGTGGCCAACAGCAGCGTGTGGCGATTGCTCGAGCGGTGGTGAATAAACCGAGTATACTTTTATTGGATGAACCGTTAAGTTCTTTAGATTATCGATTGCGCAAAACCATGCAGCTCGAACTAAAACAACTGCAAACGCAATTAGGTATTACGTTTATTTTTGTGACACATGATCAAGAAGAAGCTTTGTCGATGTCGGATCGGGTTGTGGTGATGCATGAAGGACGTATCGAACAAATCGGCACACCGCGCGAGGTCTATGAAGAACCGCATAGTTTACGTGTTGCCCGTTTTATCGGTGAGGTCAATATTTTCGAAACACAAATTATTTCGGCTGATGAAGATGTGTTTCATGCAATAATCGAAGGTAAAGAATTTACTTTAAAAAATCGCCGTCATTTTTCTAAGAATCAAAAAGTTTATACTTTAGTTAGGCCTGAAGATCTCGAGGTCTGGTCACCCGCTGAAGTGACGGATACCTCGCAAATGTTCCCCGGCGTGGTTGAGCAAGTCATTTACAAGGGTTCAACCGTAGATCTGATGGTGCGTTTGCAAAGTCAAAATTTATTGGCTGCTACTCAATTTTTTAATGAAGATGATGAAAAATTAGATTTCCATAGTGGCGAGTCGGTTTGGGTGCATTGGATACCTGGGTGGGAGGTTATTTTGCCCGATGAAAGTTGA
- the truA gene encoding tRNA pseudouridine(38-40) synthase TruA yields the protein MRIALGISYQGSAYHGWQSQKGLACIQTCLEQAISQVADHPISLSCAGRTDKGVHALGQVAHFDSRVQRSQRAWLLGCNSLLPPDIRVNWVQVVDSTFHARFSATARRYYYIIYNHSLKNALWNQYTSHNYFPLNESDMQFAAQYLMGEHDFSSFRAAGCQAKSARREVQHIKVMREGYYVIIDIQANAFLHHMVRNISAVLMSIGTGKKPIEWAKEVLLARNRKAADITAAPNGLYLCQVFYPEKFVLPKLENNFFRMI from the coding sequence ATGAGAATTGCATTGGGTATCTCTTATCAAGGTAGCGCTTACCATGGGTGGCAGTCACAAAAAGGATTAGCGTGTATACAAACCTGTTTAGAACAGGCGATTAGTCAAGTTGCGGATCATCCAATAAGCTTAAGCTGTGCCGGACGTACCGATAAAGGTGTGCATGCCTTAGGTCAAGTGGCGCACTTTGATAGCAGGGTGCAACGATCGCAACGTGCTTGGTTGTTAGGCTGTAATAGTCTTTTACCTCCAGATATACGTGTTAACTGGGTGCAAGTTGTGGATAGTACTTTTCATGCGCGATTTTCTGCCACAGCACGTCGTTATTATTATATTATTTATAATCACTCTTTAAAAAATGCACTGTGGAATCAATACACAAGTCATAATTACTTTCCTTTAAATGAAAGTGATATGCAGTTTGCTGCGCAGTATCTGATGGGTGAGCATGATTTTAGTTCATTTCGTGCTGCAGGCTGTCAAGCTAAGAGTGCACGACGAGAAGTGCAGCATATTAAGGTGATGCGTGAAGGCTACTATGTAATCATCGATATCCAAGCAAATGCTTTTTTACATCATATGGTACGTAATATTAGTGCGGTATTAATGTCGATAGGCACAGGTAAAAAACCCATTGAGTGGGCTAAAGAAGTTTTATTGGCACGGAATCGAAAAGCCGCTGACATAACGGCTGCACCTAACGGATTGTATTTATGCCAAGTTTTTTATCCAGAAAAATTTGTGTTGCCGAAATTGGAAAATAATTTTTTTAGAATGATTTAA
- the ybgF gene encoding tol-pal system protein YbgF yields the protein MLRVNSRLVKSIKLCLCCVGLLLSAHTYALAPVVDAYDDDDDAPATMTNAANPTAQANEPPNTTGNSLPNLAPNPAAPSAPTIPRNSASFSLEQRVTILERQITNLNPMLVQVDDLQQQLQSLQGKIDSQQHAIKVLEEQVRNQYLALEKRLAPRNNQSADYSRKPVNVSSPVNSALGPRPLVDLSRSKNQISKDRKSMMPNAAPTAAGERAYQVAFQLLKTKQYNEAIEAFETFNKKFPNDLNVANADYFLGQLYLLQGKADPAINFFKRFISHSSQDARVPDAMLQCGLAYFAKGDKPMAMELFEKIIQQYPDSKAAQAAQARLQQFKAMISAASIPSKNKV from the coding sequence ATGCTAAGGGTAAATTCGAGGCTCGTTAAGTCAATTAAGCTTTGCTTATGCTGTGTGGGTTTATTACTAAGCGCACACACGTATGCACTGGCGCCCGTCGTTGATGCGTATGACGATGATGATGATGCTCCGGCTACGATGACTAACGCTGCAAATCCTACGGCTCAAGCCAATGAGCCGCCTAATACAACAGGTAATTCACTTCCCAACCTAGCACCGAATCCAGCAGCGCCGAGTGCTCCAACGATACCGCGTAATTCGGCTTCATTTTCGTTGGAGCAACGCGTCACGATTTTAGAACGTCAAATTACTAATCTCAATCCCATGTTGGTGCAGGTTGACGATCTGCAACAACAATTACAAAGCTTACAAGGCAAAATTGATTCACAACAACATGCGATCAAAGTGTTAGAAGAGCAAGTGCGTAATCAATATTTAGCATTAGAAAAACGCTTAGCGCCGCGAAATAATCAAAGCGCCGACTATTCTAGAAAACCAGTCAATGTTTCGAGTCCAGTTAATAGCGCATTGGGTCCACGTCCATTAGTTGATCTGAGTAGGAGTAAAAACCAAATTTCTAAGGACAGAAAGTCGATGATGCCGAATGCGGCGCCTACGGCGGCGGGAGAGCGTGCTTATCAGGTAGCCTTTCAGCTATTAAAAACTAAACAATACAACGAAGCGATAGAAGCCTTTGAGACATTCAATAAAAAGTTTCCGAATGATTTAAATGTTGCGAATGCAGACTATTTTTTAGGTCAGTTGTATTTGTTACAAGGAAAAGCTGATCCAGCGATTAACTTTTTTAAACGTTTTATTAGTCATTCTAGCCAAGACGCACGCGTTCCCGATGCGATGTTGCAGTGTGGTTTAGCTTATTTTGCTAAAGGTGATAAACCAATGGCGATGGAATTGTTTGAAAAAATAATCCAACAATACCCAGATTCAAAAGCAGCACAGGCGGCTCAAGCTCGTTTACAGCAATTTAAAGCAATGATTTCTGCTGCAAGTATTCCGTCCAAGAATAAGGTGTAA
- the pal gene encoding peptidoglycan-associated lipoprotein Pal: MLIKKLFKMSVIAAALLSLAACSTADKSELGETSANPTYADSALTQGAGDIGSFYGDESTHPMQVGNQTYYFDFDKSFVRDEDKPSLQVQAHYLISHPQAKILITGNTDERGSREYNIALGRRRALSVQQFLIANGVNASQILTVSYGAEKPVAFGHSEADYAKNRRADLQYQTPVITDKM, from the coding sequence ATGTTAATAAAAAAATTGTTCAAAATGAGTGTTATCGCTGCAGCGTTGTTAAGTTTAGCTGCTTGTTCCACAGCAGACAAAAGTGAATTAGGTGAAACCTCGGCTAATCCGACCTATGCCGATAGCGCACTGACACAAGGAGCGGGAGATATAGGTAGCTTTTATGGCGATGAGAGCACACATCCAATGCAAGTCGGTAATCAGACCTATTATTTTGATTTTGACAAAAGTTTCGTCCGTGATGAAGATAAACCTTCGTTGCAAGTACAGGCACATTACCTAATTAGTCATCCACAAGCTAAAATATTGATAACAGGTAATACCGACGAAAGAGGCAGCCGTGAATATAACATTGCTTTAGGTCGACGCCGTGCCTTAAGTGTTCAACAATTTTTAATCGCAAATGGCGTCAACGCAAGTCAAATCCTAACGGTCAGTTATGGGGCAGAAAAACCGGTAGCTTTTGGTCATAGCGAAGCGGATTATGCAAAAAATCGTCGTGCTGATTTACAGTATCAAACTCCGGTTATTACCGATAAGATGTAA
- the tolB gene encoding Tol-Pal system beta propeller repeat protein TolB has translation MKKFIFILINVLSLSSLLLSYNASAALNLELTQGVANQLPIAIVPFSSDARFAPENDITHVIQSDLSHSGQFKVTLTKNLSQADKATVGYWRAHHVDDVLSGKITALGQEQYRVHINLIQVAQGRKQILAQREFTVKYPQLRMLGHHISDLIYEKLTGVKGIFSTRIAYVLVTRENNHRVYSLQVADMDGYNAKPLLTSTQPIMSPAWSHDGKRIAYVSFEKIMPRIYIQTIANGQRQCVSDYPGINGAPAWSPDDKTLALALSKNSVTPKIYLMSLVTKDLRQVSFGFSIDTEPTWSADGRSLLFTSDRGGGPQIYQMDLQNKRLQRITFDGSYNARASFSPDGKMIVVLNREQGMYNIAVQDLDDDTLLNVTHSGFDASPSFAPNGQMVLFESKPGEHGLLGMASIDGRINCRLPTPVGDVQDPVWSPFLSS, from the coding sequence ATGAAAAAATTTATTTTTATACTGATCAATGTCTTGTCCCTCAGTAGTTTATTGCTGAGTTATAACGCTTCGGCAGCGTTAAATCTTGAATTAACACAAGGAGTGGCCAATCAGCTACCGATTGCGATCGTGCCTTTTAGCAGTGATGCAAGATTTGCTCCAGAAAACGATATCACGCACGTCATTCAATCAGATTTAAGTCACAGTGGTCAATTTAAGGTAACGCTGACGAAAAATTTATCGCAAGCTGACAAAGCTACCGTGGGGTATTGGCGGGCGCATCACGTGGATGATGTCCTATCGGGAAAGATAACGGCATTAGGGCAGGAGCAATATCGTGTGCATATTAATTTAATACAGGTTGCGCAGGGCCGTAAGCAGATTTTAGCGCAACGAGAATTTACTGTAAAATATCCACAATTACGGATGCTAGGACATCATATTAGTGATCTGATTTATGAAAAATTAACCGGAGTGAAAGGGATTTTTTCAACACGTATCGCTTATGTGCTGGTTACTCGTGAGAATAATCATCGGGTGTATAGTTTACAAGTAGCGGATATGGATGGTTATAATGCCAAACCTTTATTAACTTCGACACAACCCATCATGTCTCCCGCATGGTCGCACGATGGTAAACGCATTGCGTATGTTTCTTTTGAAAAAATCATGCCGCGTATTTATATTCAAACCATCGCTAATGGGCAGCGCCAATGTGTTAGTGATTATCCGGGTATTAATGGTGCGCCAGCATGGTCTCCGGATGATAAAACCTTGGCTTTAGCCTTATCTAAAAATTCCGTCACGCCGAAAATTTATTTAATGAGTTTAGTCACGAAAGATTTACGTCAAGTGAGCTTTGGTTTTTCTATCGATACCGAACCGACTTGGTCAGCTGATGGTCGATCATTGTTATTTACTTCGGATAGAGGCGGTGGACCACAAATCTATCAAATGGATTTGCAGAATAAACGCTTACAACGCATTACTTTTGATGGCAGTTATAATGCGCGTGCTTCTTTTTCACCCGATGGAAAAATGATAGTGGTACTCAATCGTGAACAAGGAATGTATAATATAGCGGTGCAAGATTTAGACGACGATACTTTACTAAACGTTACCCATTCCGGTTTTGATGCATCTCCCAGTTTTGCACCGAATGGACAAATGGTTTTATTTGAATCAAAACCCGGTGAACATGGCTTATTAGGGATGGCTTCAATCGATGGAAGAATAAATTGTCGCTTACCTACACCAGTAGGTGATGTGCAAGATCCGGTTTGGTCGCCTTTTTTATCGAGTTAA
- a CDS encoding cytochrome b produces the protein MLKNTATLYGTIAKFFHWLMAVLIIGMFMVAFTMINIPASHFSDILFSLHKATGLLLFGLLILRLAWRFINKTPKLPPSIPLWQRQLAKFNITALYLLMLTMPLTGFFMSTFGDHAVSFYGIFTVPPLADNQLVSKFFAKAHEILAYLLIASFTLHVIGAFFHPVLQRMWILPKNRVNGE, from the coding sequence ATGTTAAAAAATACGGCAACGCTTTATGGCACTATCGCTAAGTTTTTTCATTGGTTGATGGCAGTGCTGATTATTGGAATGTTTATGGTAGCTTTTACCATGATCAATATTCCTGCTTCTCATTTTAGCGATATTTTATTTAGTTTGCATAAAGCGACGGGTTTGCTTTTATTCGGTTTACTGATCTTAAGATTGGCCTGGCGTTTTATAAATAAGACACCGAAATTACCGCCATCGATTCCATTATGGCAGCGCCAGTTGGCCAAATTTAATATTACCGCACTGTATCTATTGATGTTGACAATGCCGTTAACCGGATTTTTTATGTCAACATTCGGTGATCATGCGGTTAGTTTTTATGGTATTTTTACAGTGCCACCTTTAGCTGATAATCAGCTGGTGTCCAAATTTTTTGCAAAAGCACATGAAATATTGGCTTATTTATTGATTGCGTCATTCACTTTGCATGTCATTGGCGCATTTTTCCATCCTGTTTTGCAAAGAATGTGGATATTACCTAAAAATAGAGTTAATGGAGAATAA